The Haematobia irritans isolate KBUSLIRL chromosome 1, ASM5000362v1, whole genome shotgun sequence DNA segment gtaaatgaaactttctccaaatataataatttcatgaattaaaatgtggaacgccgttcggactcggctataaaaatgaggtcccttgtcattgagcttaacatggaatcgggcagcactcagtgccaagagagaagttcaccaatgtggtatcacaatggactgaatctaagtctaagtgagcctgatacaccctaacctaacctatgaactaaaatatagttaaattggcattAGAAGtgcaatagtgagttcactttttttgagtgtaatagtaataaacaaaaaatattttaaactttattgtacctaaaatttaaagaaagttgtctttaatattgtgtaaattttgtATCCTAAACGTAAGGTTGAATAAcaattcatattaggtcaaacattttttcattgttTGCTCTCTTAAATTAAGCATCCTAATAAGAGCTTacaatctctctctctctctctccctcttcaAACAGAATTTAAaagatcaaattttaacaacaaacgTATGGTTGGAACATGAATGGCAAGATCATAAATTCAAATGGGATCCATCTGAATATGGAGGAGTTACAGAGCTTTATGTGCCTTCAGAACACATTTGGCTGCCAGACATAGTTCTGTATAACAAGTAAATATAAGCAACGCCTATCTCAAATGTCTCGCCTCAAAATAATGACGTcgtaattttcatttaattctcCAATAGTGCTGATGGTGAGTATGTGGTCACAACAATGACCAAGGCAATTCTTCACTATACAGGGAAAGTGGTTTGGACTCCACCAGCAATTTTTAAATCCTCGTGTGAGATTGATGTTCGTTATTTTCCCTTTGATCAGCAGACATGTTTTATGAAATTCGGCTCATGGACCTATGATGGTGATCAGGTAAGATTTCAGGTTTATGGCCCTAAACGaggatatggacaattttatttctcttcatTACGTAGATTGATTTGAAGCATATTAATCAAaagaatgacaaagataataaaGTGGAAATTGGCATAGATTTACGAGAATATTATCCCAGTGTTGAATGGGATATCTTGGGAGTACCAGCTGAGCGGCATGAAAAGTATTATCCTTGCTGTGCAGAACCATATCCAGGTAATTTAATACAAAAGGGGCTATAGCAGTAGAAGAGAATCCAACAAATTCATACCCTGTCTTACAGATATTTTCTTCAATATAACCCTGCGCCGTAAGACTCTCTTCTATACCGTCAATTTGATTATTCCCACTGTGGGCATATCATATCTCTCGGTATTGGTATTCTATCTTCCTGCCGATTCTGGAGAGAAAATCGCCTTGTGTATTAGTATTTTACTGTCGCAGACTATGTTCTTCTTGCTGATATCGGAAATTATACCGTCAACATCTCTGGCCCTGCCACTATTGGGCAAATACCTGCTATTCACCATGTTATTGGTTGGACTGAGTGTGGTCATTACAATTATCATATTGAATATCCATTATCGTAAGCCCAGCACCCATCGCATGGCGCCTTGGGTGCGATCATTCTTCATAAAACGTTTACCCAAACTCCTGCTAATGCGGGTGCCCAAAGATTTACTACGAGATTTGGCTGCGAATAAGGTCAACTATAACATGAATTTCAACAAGACGAAATTCGGCAAGGCTCTAATGGATGAAATGAACATTAGTTCCGGAGATTCCAGTCCAGACTCTATACGACGAATGCAGGGAAGAGTTGGCAATGGTTTACATAGTGCATCGGCCACAAATAGGTTTGTATCTACGACAGAAAGCAATAATTTTTATCATAACCATAAAAGGTGTAGATAGAGAGATGCTATTGACACAAagcttacaaacaaaaaaaaatgttatttaactTTAACCACGTATCTAatggatacaattaatttttaaatgaaattgcttcaataaccaaaatgataatatcaatcactaacgcctcttaaaaatttatttggtacATTTTAACACTAAATTAATTCAATGAAGATCTATGAATTATTTTAGTTATGACTAAcacattaattaaattaattaatttttttcattgaatataTTTCCACATTCAATTAAACTAAATATATTTAGAatctttgtagaaaaaaaaaacttgcaataaattttcttttctcctGGTGCaatatttttcccaaaatatttGCATTCTAGTGAAAAATATGCATTATTTCAACTTAGTTCACTTTTTTACATtcgtttgttcttttttttcttcttgactTCTTTCCAATGCAAAAATGTACAGATTTAGCGGAATGATGGGTGTCCTCGGTGGTGGCCTCAGCACCTTAAGCGGTTACAATGGTTTACCATCAGTTCTCTCTGGTTTGGACGATTCCCTGAGTGATGTTGCACCTCGCAAAAAATATCCTTTCGAATTGGAAAAAGCCATTCACAATGTCATGTTCATACAAAACCACATGCAGCGTCAGGACGAATTCAATGCCGTAAGTAAAAATCCCCAAAACTATTTCCAATACACTTTGCAAAAAGCATTGTGTACACCACCCTCACATATCATAAACAGCACACATTGATCCCCAATTGGGAAAACAGGTCTCCCAACAACATTCGCGGATTTCCGAAGGCaaccacaaaccaaattttgaaatgaatCAAGCCCTTGTCAATATGTATTCACTTGATTTTCCGCCCAATGATTGCAACAAATGCGAAATTCATTACAAATCACAGTGGGCGATTTGGAACATTGTGAGGTTAATATCAATTGCTTCGATATGAATTGAAACGTGAGATACATAATTGCAATACGCTCATATAATTCCATGAGTAACCTTTGGGTTAAGTTAGCCTTCTAATCAAACTCTGGAGCCAATTTAGTGTCAAGGTTgccatattttttcattttgactTGGAAGTTGATGCCCCTTATATTTTAGTGAAACCTATTTAAAAGATTTCTTTTATACAAAAACATTTCTTGTAAAGGTTGCAGATTCCCGTTCTaacacatttttacatttttgtgccaccACTTTGCCCTGTTTTGccaactttttgaaaaattccttttatatctttttttatatattttttttaatgttgatcTCAATGCCATGCCTTATTTTTGTGCACTTCTTTCCTCTTAAATCATAGTGCTTTCTATCGGTCACTTGTACAACCTGAAAATATGCAAGTTTCTGAATGAATGTTCACTATAATCGGCAAACAGACTTATTTCCCTAAACTCCACTCCTATTAAGTAATGTCCGATTCCATATGTAGATCATTTCGAGCGACGTGTTGCACATTGAGGAAACCCAATGCGAGACAATCAGATATAAATACAATCAACATTACTAAGATGAAATaaagtaagaatttataaagaTCCCTAAGAAGATAGAGGCGATTTTCGTTAAATGAACGAATAAGGGTACTTAGGACCTTCTGTAAAGTTAGTTGGTATAACTACGTTAGccatgaaaaatattatttccatttaaaaagtAATTGTTTTAGAGTTCCCATATGACCATATCTATCAAATTTAGAAATCCATATAACAGTCCTACTGTATATGGTGAGCTCCATTCATGACCACTTTCGGTTAACTTCAACTTCATGTTCCATCTCAAATAGGAGGATATATGCGGCAATTCATCACTTGAAGTAGGTACAGTCGTTttggtgtatattttttttttttttggtgctaCACAAGCTCGAATAACTGAAGTACTCCAGATGTTGCTTCTCGTTCGGCCTTGTAAATGTTCGCTTTTAATTGCTTTGTTTCGGTTGACTGGTCAACAATTTGTTTGCTCAGGACCAATTTGCACATTGCCACAAACACACGAGAATGGCTAAAGAGCAGGTGGAGGTGGAGGTGGAGGTGGAGGCGAGGCAAAGTGGGTGTGGCCCTATAATGGCAA contains these protein-coding regions:
- the nAChRalpha2 gene encoding nicotinic acetylcholine receptor alpha2, with the translated sequence MAAIRCNCTLWSHFKWLCLLVVLILLCQSVQANPDAKRLYDDLLSNYNRLIRPVSNNTDTVLVKLGLRLSQLIDLNLKDQILTTNVWLEHEWQDHKFKWDPSEYGGVTELYVPSEHIWLPDIVLYNNADGEYVVTTMTKAILHYTGKVVWTPPAIFKSSCEIDVRYFPFDQQTCFMKFGSWTYDGDQIDLKHINQKNDKDNKVEIGIDLREYYPSVEWDILGVPAERHEKYYPCCAEPYPDIFFNITLRRKTLFYTVNLIIPTVGISYLSVLVFYLPADSGEKIALCISILLSQTMFFLLISEIIPSTSLALPLLGKYLLFTMLLVGLSVVITIIILNIHYRKPSTHRMAPWVRSFFIKRLPKLLLMRVPKDLLRDLAANKVNYNMNFNKTKFGKALMDEMNISSGDSSPDSIRRMQGRVGNGLHSASATNRFSGMMGVLGGGLSTLSGYNGLPSVLSGLDDSLSDVAPRKKYPFELEKAIHNVMFIQNHMQRQDEFNAEDQDWGFVAMVLDRLFLWIFAIASLVGTFMILGEAPSLYDDTKPIDVELSIIAQQIYNLTEKKS